The genomic stretch GAATTTTATTTGCTTTGTTTGGAATCACGGCTACTACTAGTAGATACTGAATAAATCCACCGGTCATCGACTACCAATAGGGCGTCGACGGAAGactaaaagaaaaaaaagaaaagaaaaaagacggaACCAGACTAGACGAGACAGATTTAAAAAGAGACTATATCtactttgaaaaaaaaaagaaactgaAAGAGAGATAATCAAGGGAGGAAAAAAAGACCTAAATCATCACCCACTGTTTGACATTTTGCTTCATATTCAAAAGTCCAGgatagaaaaaaaagtaaaaggaaagacgaaaaaaaaaggaatatAAAGGACTTATGAAGACGGTCGGTAAAGTATAGAGAGAGACAGTGGGGGGGGGGTAGGGAGAAGATCGAGAAGCGACTCCTGCATCTGCAGCATATAATATAAAGAATTTTTTACACCAAGTAAACCAAAAGAGACCGAAACACAAATTGAAAGGGGGAAAAAAATATAAGAGACAAAGCGACAAGGTTTCGAAAAGAATCGACagagtgagagagagagagatacaaaaaaaaaaggaaactGTATATGGGCGATGAGAGATACCGATTCTTCTTTCGacatttttgttttgtaaaaaaaaaatgttggTTGTCATCCTAGTAGGAGGACAGTCTAGCTGGCgggaggggaggaggggcTGGGGATTGGTTGCATGGGTAACTGGAGATATGGGGTAAAATGCTTGGGTAGAGGGATATAATGCGATGTGGTATAGCCTCTCAGGCCGCTGCCATACATAtgacagcagcagccgtcAGGAGGTACAGATAGCGGATATCATGATCAGACGTGCAAATGCAGCATCGTccgaaagaggaagagagaggaATCGGAGTAGGAGAGTAGGAGGCCAGTATGCCAGATAGTCGGAGGTAGTAGTAGTAACAGTCGGATAAAATCGACCCAAGAGTCGTTTTGTTCGGCGAGGAGTAGAGGTAGAGATAGAGAGCGAGGGATATACGCATATCACGCATGCagctgaagaaaaaaagaatcgTCCGTCTAACCCAAAAAGGAatgttctctttttttttaaaaaaaaaaatcgaaaacCCGAAGCAATGAGAGGATAAAAAAAATAGTGATGTACAATGTTTACTTTGTCGTTCTTgttcaacttttttttttgagtttgGTTGAACTTTTCTCGTTCAACCAATTCATCATGTAGCTGTTGGTGTCGGAAGCGGCACAGGCGTCCATCCCTTCCACACCACCCCTCCATCCGGAATAGGCAAAAATGGCGTCCTATTCCAATCAGCAGCTACAAAAACccacacatcatcatcaacaaccaGTAACAAACAAAATAAAAATCGAAAACACGCACTCTCTGTATACACCGTATTGCCCCACCAATTCAACACAATCTTGCCCCCCTTGGGGAACTGCAGCGTGAAGAAAATAAGCATCACACTAATCACAGTGCCGCTATCCAGCGCCGAGCTCAGCACATAGTTAAACTTGCTCCACCACGCAAAGTTCTTCTTGCGGATCAAATACTGGAACACGAACCCGACCGCGAACCAAGACGAGTAGTTGATGCCCGTCGCAGGAGGGATGTATGATACCCCGTTCAGCACGACGGGCGTGCTCACGTAGCGCACCCACGATTTTGGATAGCGCCGCTgccagaagaagaatgggAGTGGGAGGAACGCGCCGACGATGATCGCGTACAAGTGCGGGTGATAAATGGACCCTGTCCCGAATTGGCGCGTAGGTCCAATAAGACCCCTATAAAAACAACACCCcccaatcaacatcaacaccacAGAAAAATAACCCGTTGCGGAACGTACCAAACTGCAGACGCGGTGTAGAACACCTGGTTATGCGGGCATGTCAACTGCGACGGCTGGTCCTTCTGGCAAATATCCGGCACATTCGAGAACATCCACTCCTTCACGCCAACCTGCACAAACGCCGCTAGCGTCGTCGCCACCATTTGCACTAAAAGTTCATAAAACAAACATCAGTTATCCGAACAACCgacgaaagaaaaaacacgctaaaacaccaacaacaccaCGCAGAAAATacaagataaaaaaaagagagagagaccaACACGCACCCATGAACGTCGCACGCGGCGGCACCTTGACATAATGTCCCAACTTGAGATCCTGCACGAACGACGTGCCCGCCGAGAGCGTCTGGACCGCATACGACTTGAACACCATATTCGCAAGCGGTTTACCAGGTAACAACGTCCCCGGAATAATTTGCGCTAGCAAATTAAGTGTGatctaaaaaaaaaacaaaacaaacaaaccaACAAACAAAAACCGTTAGCTGAAACCGCAAAAACAAGCatgaaaagagaaagaaagagaagtaCTAACACCCTGGCCCGTCATCGCATAAATGAACCCACTAGGCAATATATATATCACCGGAAGCAAAATACTCAACAACAGCGCCCAGACCGGCACATCCGTCGACCACACCTCAACCGTGACAACCCCCAACGAGAAAAACACACCAACCGCAATCAAAAACCACCAATCAGGTACTTCCGGGTAATTCCTCATGAGCTTCGCATGGATATCATCCTTTTCGACTCTGATCTTCTTGAACCCGTTGAGCAGCGTGCGGCCGTGGTACAGCGCCGTGTGCACGATGACGCAGGTGGATAGGGCGAATGCGAGTAGGTATGTGATGGTGTATGTTGCGGGCAGGTAGAGCGGGGAGTAGTCGTTGTATGCGGCTTCGTCAAAGGTGTCGTTGGACCGCAGGACGCGGGTGACGTTGTATGTGTTCCCGAAGCGGTCGTATGGCTCGTTGGCGGAGATGGGGAAGTAGGCCAGGTTCCATGACTAGGTTATCTATCAGCACCGAAAGCGTATGTGGAAAAGACACGCAAAAGACGCACGTTGGTGTAATACAGCACTGGCGTGAGGATCCAGTAGAACAACACGAATCCAACAAAGATATGCACCTCTGCCCACCAAGGAACTGTAAAACAGAATCGGCGTCAACAACTCAACTCTACCCGAAACAAAGTAAAAAACCCTACCCATCAACGGACTCCCAATCCAACTAATCTGTGTCCAATCAAACGTGAGCACACTCATACCCAATCCCGAATGCACCCCAAACAGCTGATTAACCGGCACATTATTCGGCGCCGCCCAACAAATAAACGAGAACACCGAGAGCGCCTCAAACAAGTACCCAGGCAGCACAAAGAACACGAACCCCGCCAGCGTCGTGATCACAAAGAACCTATATCGCGACATACCCTTGGCGCCCGGTCCGCCGCCGACGTAGCCTACGATCCCGATcccgtcgtcctcgtcctccgcATGGAGCGTGTTGAGCAGTGTGCACGCCACGAGATTCTGCGGCCACACCATGCTCGCTGGCCAGACGAGGAACCGCCTGCACAGCCCCGCGAGCCCGAACCCGACGAGCTGCGTCGCGAGCACGAGCGTCAGTCCGAACCAGTATCCAAGCTT from Psilocybe cubensis strain MGC-MH-2018 chromosome 2, whole genome shotgun sequence encodes the following:
- a CDS encoding Glutathione transporter 1; this translates as MELDLELMRSASPSLSRMEFDFDAIEEEDSPFPEVRASVSNIDDPDMPAMTIRMWFVGLLLCMVSSALNVFFNFRSPAPTIVPLALLLVSYPFGKFLAFTLPINTYRVPLPHLPRRMLPLHQPSFAPFRLITNLLLPLTYPRTLEFSLNPGPWNIKEHASVYIMANVSTTSPYALNAIVVAEVFYHIKLGYWFGLTLVLATQLVGFGLAGLCRRFLVWPASMVWPQNLVACTLLNTLHAEDEDDGIGIVGYVGGGPGAKGMSRYRFFVITTLAGFVFFVLPGYLFEALSVFSFICWAAPNNVPVNQLFGVHSGLGMSVLTFDWTQISWIGSPLMVPWWAEVHIFVGFVLFYWILTPVLYYTNSWNLAYFPISANEPYDRFGNTYNVTRVLRSNDTFDEAAYNDYSPLYLPATYTITYLLAFALSTCVIVHTALYHGRTLLNGFKKIRVEKDDIHAKLMRNYPEVPDWWFLIAVGVFFSLGVVTVEVWSTDVPVWALLLSILLPITLNLLAQIIPGTLLPGKPLANMVFKSYAVQTLSAGTSFVQDLKLGHYVKVPPRATFMVQMVATTLAAFVQVGVKEWMFSNVPDICQKDQPSQLTCPHNQVFYTASAVWGLIGPTRQFGTGSIYHPHLYAIIVGAFLPLPFFFWQRRYPKSWVRYVSTPVVLNGVSYIPPATGINYSSWFAVGFVFQYLIRKKNFAWWSKFNYVLSSALDSGTVISVMLIFFTLQFPKGGKIVLNWWGNTVYTETADWNRTPFLPIPDGGVVWKGWTPVPLPTPTAT